A region of Heteronotia binoei isolate CCM8104 ecotype False Entrance Well chromosome 2, APGP_CSIRO_Hbin_v1, whole genome shotgun sequence DNA encodes the following proteins:
- the TP53RK gene encoding EKC/KEOPS complex subunit TP53RK, which yields MAGPGGEGSAAEAEPEAAPAPMPGLQLVQQGAEARLYRGLFLGRPTVMKLRFPKRYRHPVLEERLSRKRTAQEARSLLRCRRAGISAPVVYFVDYVSNCIYLEDIVGSVTVRDHIISIQKSGKDSNSLIMAVEKIGEVLARMHDEDLIHGDLTTSNMLLRPPAEKLELVLIDFGLSFISALPEDKGVDLYVLEKAFLSTHPNTEALFEALLKKYSAASKRSAPVIKKLDEVRLRGRKRSMVG from the exons ATGGCGGGACCAGGCGGGGAAGGGAGCGCGGCCGAAGCCGAGCCGGAGGCAGCCCCTGCGCCTATGCCGGGGCTACAGTTGGTCCAGCAGGGGGCCGAAGCCAGGCTTTATCGCGGCTTGTTCTTGGGCCGGCCGACAGTGATGAAGCTCCGCTTCCCCAAGCGCTACCGGCATCCAGTCCTGGAAGAACGGTTGAGCCGCAAACGGACAGCTCAAGAGGCCCGCTCGCTGCTCCGTTGCCGACGGgcag GAATTTCTGCACCTGTGGTATACTTTGTGGATTATGTTTCCAACTGTATATATCTTGAAGATATTGTGGGATCAGTTACTGTCCGGGACCATATCATCTCCATACAGAAATCCGGAAAGGATTCCAACAGCCTTATAATGGCAGTAGAGAAGATAGGTGAGGTTTTGGCACGAATGCATGATGAAGATCTTATACATGGAGACCTTACAACTTCCAATATGCTTTTGCGACCACCAGCAGAAAAATTGGAGCTGGTACTGATAGATTTTGGACTAAGTTTTATTTCTGCCCTTCCTGAGGATAAGGGAGTTGATTTGTATGTCTTGGAGAAAGCTTTTCTGAGTACCCATCCAAACACAGAGGCTCTGTTTGAAGCACTCTTGAAGAAGTACTCGGCTGCATCTAAAAGGTCAGCCCCTGTGATTAAAAAGCTGGATGAAGTACGTCTAAGAGGAAGAAAGAGATCCATGGTTGGATAG